The following coding sequences are from one Mus pahari chromosome X, PAHARI_EIJ_v1.1, whole genome shotgun sequence window:
- the Mtcp1 gene encoding protein p13 MTCP-1, giving the protein MAREDAGAPPDHLWVHQEGIYRDEYQRTWVAVVEEETSFLKARVQQVQVPLGDATKPSHLLTSQLPLMWQLYPEERYMDNNSRLWQIQHHLMVRGVQELLLKLLPDD; this is encoded by the exons ATGGCAAGAGAGGATGCGGGGGCTCCACCCGATCATCTCTGGGTTCACCAAGAAGGAATCTACCGCGACGAATATCAGCGTACATGGGTAGCTGTGGTGGAAGAG GAGACAAGTTTCCTAAAGGCTCGAGTCCAGCAAGTTCAGGTTCCTTTAGGTGACGCAACTAAGCCAAGTCACCTTCTTACCTCCCAACTACCTCTCATGTGGCAACTCTACCCAGAGGAGCGCTACATGGATAACAACTCTCGCTTGTGGCAGATTCAGCATCATTTAATG GTCAGGGGAGTACAGGAACTACTCCTTAAACTTTTGCCTGATGATTAA
- the Cmc4 gene encoding cx9C motif-containing protein 4 — protein MPQKDPCQKQACEIQKCLQANNYLESKCQAVIQELRKCCARYPKGRSLVCSGFEKEEEENLAMKSGSK, from the exons ATGCCACAAAAGGATCCATGCCAGAAACAAGCCTGTGAAATACAAAAATGTTTACAAG CCAACAACTATTTGGAATCGAAGTGTCAGGCTGTCATCCAAGAACTTCGTAAGTGTTGTGCTCGATATCCCAAAGGAAGATCTCTGGTCTGCTCAGGatttgagaaagaagaggaagagaacttGGCAATGAAGTCTGGATCCAAGTAA